A region of the candidate division WOR-1 bacterium RIFOXYB2_FULL_36_35 genome:
CATTTGGATTTTTTAAAGTCTAGAAATATTGATTTGTCCGGTTTGGTTGTAGATGACGGCGAGACTTTCCGTTGGAATGGGTTTTATGAGTATGATATGAACCAAGCCCATACAAAAGATACAAAACTTAATGTTTTACTGAAATTTGATCCTAAATTGAGTGATAAACATAAAGAAAGTGATTTTGTTTTTCTTGCAAATCTTGATCCTGCAATTCAGCTTAAAGTTATAGACCAATTAAAAAATCCCCGCTTTATTGCTGCCGACACTATGGATTTTTGGATAAGCAATAAAAGAGAAGAACTTTACGAAGTCATTAAAAGGGTCGATTTTCTTCTGATTAATGAGGGAGAAATTCGGATGTTTATGGAAACTCCAAACATCCCTTTGGCGGCAAAACGTTTACTTGCGCTTGGAGTTTCAGGCGTAATTGTAAAAAAAGGAGAGCATGGCGCTCTTTTATTTACGCAAAGTGACCATTTTTCCGCACCGTCTTATCCGCAAGAGGTTTTTCGTGATCCTACAGGTGCAGGAGATTCTTTTGCTGGAGGGTTTATGGGCTATTTGTCGAGGACAGGGGATGTTTCTCTAAGTAGTATTAAGAAGGCAATGGTCATCGGTTCTACAATGGCATCTTTTAATATTGAAGATTTTAGTTTGGAGCGGATGCGCAAATTGGTTGTCCGTGAAATATTTGATAGATTTTCGGAGTTTAGAAGATTCTCAGAATTTGAAGCTCTCTCTTTTGCGACAATTAGTGAAGATTAACAGAAATTGATAAATTTTACTTGTTTTATTAGGATGGCGATGGTAAATAGTTTGGGAGTGATGAAAAAGCCTATAAAAGGCGTAATTCCTGTGATATAAAAATGGAGGTAAACAATGTTAGAAGAATTTCAGTCGATGGGAAAAAAACTGTTTGAACAGGGGTTGATTGGCCCGTGTGGAGGAACTTTAAGCTGTAGGGATGGGGATAAAATTATCATAACCAAACAGGGGGCAATTTTATCTAATCTTAATTTCGATGATTTAGCAGAAGTCTCTTTTGGTGAAGGGAAAAATCCTAACGCTTCAATAGACTTGCCTACACATCTTTCTATTTATTCAGCTTGTGATATAAAAGTTATTATTCATGCAACCCCTATATATGCTATGGCGATTGCTGTTCATGAAGAAAAAATAATTCCTTTAGATTATTATGCCAAGCAATTTTTAAAGGGGATTCCCGTTGTTAGGGTTCGAGATCCTCATTCTATCGAGGAGATTAATAGGTTTCTTGTCCCATTGCTTAAAAGTTGTTATCCTTGTTCTATTGTCAGGGGATATGGGAGTTTTTCTATCGGTAAAAGTTTTAATGAAGCCTACACGTATCTTTTACTTGCGGAGAGATCTTGCAAGATGATTAATTTTTCTAAAAAAACAGATAGCAGTTATGGGCAAAGAGATGATAAATCTAAACAAAAAACTTACCGGTCGGCTATCCCTCCTTCAATTGGAGTTATGGATAGAAGTTATCGTAGGAAGAGATGAATTTTGATGACCTTAAAAGAAAAGTAAGAGCTTATTGTTCTGAAAATGACTTGAAAGATATTGAAAAGGCGTATGAATTTGCCTTAGAGAAACATCGTGATCATAAAAGACTTTCCGGCGATCCTTATATAATACATCCTGTTGCGGTTGCGAACATTTTGGCTGAATTGGAACAGGATGCTCCCACAATTTGTGCCTCACTATTGCATGATACTGTTGAAGACAGTGATACCACAATTGAAGATATCTCAAAAAAGTTTTCGCCTATTGTTGCTAAGTTGGTTGAAGGAGTTACAAAGTTAGGTCAATTAATTTATGATTCAAAAGAAGAGCAACAAGCGGAAAATTTTCGCAAAATGTTTATGGCTATGGGAGAAGATTTGCGTGTTGTTATTATCAAACTTGCTGATCGTCTTCATAATATGCAAACATTAAAATGGTTGCCAGAACAAAAAATTCATGAAATTTCCTTGGAAACGAGAGATATTTTTGCTCCTCTTGCCCATAGGCTTGGCATGTGGCGTTTAAAATGGGAGCTTGAAGATTTATCTTTTAAATATTTGGAACCAGAGGAGTATAAAAGTATTCAAGAAAAAATTTCTGAAAGCCGCATAGCAAGAGAGGAATACATCGGGAGATTTATAGAAAAGCTTAGTTCAGCTTTAAAAGAGCTGAATATTGAAGGAGAGGTTAAAGGGCGGCCAAAACATTTGTATTCCATATGTCGTAAGATGGTAACCCAAAACTTAGAATTTGAGCAGATTTATGATTTAACCGCCGTCAGGGTTATAGTCCCTTCACTTAAAGATTGTTATGAAGTTTTAGGCATTATTCATGCCAACTGGAAACCTATTCCCGGAAGATTTCGTGATTACATAGCAGTCCCCAAAAGTAATGGGTACCAATCTTTACATACTACTGTTGTTGGGGATGAAGGAAAACCTGTGGAGGTTCAAATTAGAACACTTACGATGCATAGGACTGCTGAGTATGGAGTTGCCGCTCATTGGGTGTACAAAGAGACATCGACCGATAAATCTTTTGATAAAAAAATGGCCTGGTTCAGGCAAATGCTGGAACATCAGGCGGAATTTAATAGCGCGAAAGATTTTATGAATACTTTGAAAATTGATCTTTTTACGGATGAGGTTTTTGTTTTTACTCCAAGAGGAAAAGTGATCCAATTACCGCAAGGCGCAACTCCTGTTGATTTTGCTTATCATGTTCACACGGAAATCGGACATAAATGCGCAGGGGCTAGAGTTAACGGCAAAATTATACCTTTGGATTATAAGCTGAAGAGTGGAGATATAGTAGAAATTATAGCTTCAAAAACTGGGAATCCGTCTCTTGATTGGTTGAACTTTGTAAAGACCTCTGGCGCCAGAACAAAAATCAGAAATTATTTTAAAAAAATCAAGAGAGATGAAAGCCTTTTGCGTGGAGAAGCTGCCATAGATGAGGAGTTGAAAAAACTTCACCTTATTCCCAAAGAGGCTCTTGCCCAAAAAAATATAGACTTATTGCTTAAGCAATTTAAGCTTCAATCAAGAGAAGATTTGTATGCAGCGGTTGGTTGTGGCGATATTTCCGCCTTTGATTGCGCCAGGAAAATTTTTAATATTTTAAACCCGCAGAGTAAAATTGAAGCTGTTTCTCCTTTATCTGGTCGCAGACCGCGTAAGCGGAAAATAATTCATGGCGTAAATGTTGCAGGACTTTCCGGTATTATGGTTAAAATATCCCGTTGTTGCAGGCCTTTGCCTGGCGATGAAATAGTGGGCTTTGTAACCCAGGGGAAAGGAGTCGCTGTCCATCGTAAAGATTGTAACAGCCTTTTGCGAAATAAGCCGGATGTTCATAAACTTGTTGATGTTGAATGGGACCTAGCTTCCGAACTACACTATCCTGTAGAAATAGAGATAGAAGCTTTTGATAGATTGGGTGTTTTGAAAGATATTTTAGCCCAGATTGTGGAGACAAAAACAAATGTTGAATCTGCTTCAACTAAGACAAAAAGAGGAAGCATTGCTTTTTTACGTCTTGTTATTGATGTGAAAAATGTTGAACAATTAAATAAGGTTATACAAGCCGTAAAGAAAGTTTCTGATGTTTATGAAACTAGGCGATGCGATATTGAATAAATCCCCATGCAAAAAAACTTTTATTTCTGTGATAGAATACTAAATAATGTTTGTAGCTTTAATTAAGAAGGTTGTTGAAAATATAAATTTGTCTGTTAACGAGTCCTCTTTTGCTATGGATTTTATAATGAAAGGGGAGGCAACTCCTTCGCAAATTGCTTCTTTTATTACCGCGCTTCGAATGAAAGGCGAGACCATTGATGAAATTACGGGTTTTGCGAAAAAAATGAGAGAACATGCGATTCAAATTCATCCTCATAAAACTAATCTTGTTGATACTTGTGGTACGGGTGGAGATGCTTTGGGTACATTTAATATTTCAACGGTGTCAGCTTTTGTTGCCGCAGGGGCTGGTGTTACTGTTGCTAAACACGGCAACCGTTCGGTTTCAAGCAAATGCGGTTCGGCAGATCTGCTTTGCGCCTTGGGAGTAAACATAAACATTGAGCCACAAAAAGTTAAAGAGTGTATTGATAAAATCGGGATTGGTTTTATATTTGCTCCTGTTTTTCATAAAGCGATGAGATTTGCCATGCCCTCAAGAAAAGAGATAGGGATCAGGACTGTTTTTAATATTTTAGGGCCTCTTACTAATCCTGCAAATGCTTCCGCTCAAATTCTGGGGGTTTTTGATTCGCGGTTGTGCGAAGTTATGGCGAAAGTTTTAAGAAATCTTGGGGTGCAACATGCTTTGGTTGTTCATGGAAATGATGGGTTGGATGAAATTTCAATTACGGATAAAACCAGAATTTCCCAATTACGAAAAGGAAAAATTAATAATTATGAGATAAAACCCAAAGATTTTGGGATTAAGAAGGCTTTATTGAAAGATCTTTTTAGTGACACTGTTTTAAATAACAAGAAAATTGCTCTCAATATTTTGAAAGGGAAAGAGATAGGACCAAAACGAGATGTTATCTTGTTAAATTCAGCTGCCGCTATTTTTGTTGGTGGCATTGCAAAAGATATGCATGAAGGAATTAACTTGGCTAAGGAATCGATAGATTCTGGTTTGGCATATAAAAAACTATGTGAATTAATAGCATTTACCACTTAACTCCGATTATTCATACACGAGTAAACCCCGATTTCCTAATCGGGGTGAATAATCGGGGTTAAAATTTAGTTAGCAGGAGGGGTTATGTTTATAAAGACCAATAAACTGGTTAAAATTTATAACGGGGTTCGTGTTGTGAACGAGATCTCTATTGAAGTAAATCAAGGGGAAATTGTAGGGCTTTTAGGGGCTAACGGGGCGGGAAAGACTACAACCTTTTATATGTGCGTCGGGCTTGTAAAACCGGATTTAGGGACAGTTTATCTTGGAGATAAAAACATTTCAAAACTTCCCATGCACAGGCGTTCACAAATGGGGATAGGGTATCTTCCTCAAGAGTCTTCAATCTTTAGAAAACTTACAGTGGAAGAGAATATTTTTATTTTGTGGCAGCTTATGCCTTATATAAAAAAATCTGATTATGAGGAAAAACTCGTATCTCTTCTTGATGAATTTGGAGTAACCCGTTTAAGAAAACAAAAAGCTTATACCCTGTCTGGAGGAGAACAGCGACGAGTTGAAATTGCGCGTGCTTTGGCGACCAACCCCGCCTTTTTATTGTTAGATGAACCGTTTACAGGTATTGACCCAAAAACTGTAGGTGATATACAAAATATAATCAGGTATTTAAAAGATAAAGGAATTGGTGTTTTAATTACTGATCATAATGTTCGCGAAACTTTAGCTATTACTGATAGAGCTTATATTGTGCATAAAGGACAGGTTTTAGTTTCCGGAGATTCAAATTCTATTGCACAGTCAGAAGAGGCTAAAAAGTTTTATTTAGGCGATCAGTTTATTCTTTAATATATTTATATGTTTAAGATAATTGATAA
Encoded here:
- a CDS encoding sugar kinase, whose protein sequence is MTLLITGTIALDTIETPFGRKEDILGGSSVYAGVSASFFTDVSISGIIGKDFPKDHLDFLKSRNIDLSGLVVDDGETFRWNGFYEYDMNQAHTKDTKLNVLLKFDPKLSDKHKESDFVFLANLDPAIQLKVIDQLKNPRFIAADTMDFWISNKREELYEVIKRVDFLLINEGEIRMFMETPNIPLAAKRLLALGVSGVIVKKGEHGALLFTQSDHFSAPSYPQEVFRDPTGAGDSFAGGFMGYLSRTGDVSLSSIKKAMVIGSTMASFNIEDFSLERMRKLVVREIFDRFSEFRRFSEFEALSFATISED
- a CDS encoding (p)ppGpp synthetase, which gives rise to MNFDDLKRKVRAYCSENDLKDIEKAYEFALEKHRDHKRLSGDPYIIHPVAVANILAELEQDAPTICASLLHDTVEDSDTTIEDISKKFSPIVAKLVEGVTKLGQLIYDSKEEQQAENFRKMFMAMGEDLRVVIIKLADRLHNMQTLKWLPEQKIHEISLETRDIFAPLAHRLGMWRLKWELEDLSFKYLEPEEYKSIQEKISESRIAREEYIGRFIEKLSSALKELNIEGEVKGRPKHLYSICRKMVTQNLEFEQIYDLTAVRVIVPSLKDCYEVLGIIHANWKPIPGRFRDYIAVPKSNGYQSLHTTVVGDEGKPVEVQIRTLTMHRTAEYGVAAHWVYKETSTDKSFDKKMAWFRQMLEHQAEFNSAKDFMNTLKIDLFTDEVFVFTPRGKVIQLPQGATPVDFAYHVHTEIGHKCAGARVNGKIIPLDYKLKSGDIVEIIASKTGNPSLDWLNFVKTSGARTKIRNYFKKIKRDESLLRGEAAIDEELKKLHLIPKEALAQKNIDLLLKQFKLQSREDLYAAVGCGDISAFDCARKIFNILNPQSKIEAVSPLSGRRPRKRKIIHGVNVAGLSGIMVKISRCCRPLPGDEIVGFVTQGKGVAVHRKDCNSLLRNKPDVHKLVDVEWDLASELHYPVEIEIEAFDRLGVLKDILAQIVETKTNVESASTKTKRGSIAFLRLVIDVKNVEQLNKVIQAVKKVSDVYETRRCDIE
- a CDS encoding anthranilate phosphoribosyltransferase; protein product: MFVALIKKVVENINLSVNESSFAMDFIMKGEATPSQIASFITALRMKGETIDEITGFAKKMREHAIQIHPHKTNLVDTCGTGGDALGTFNISTVSAFVAAGAGVTVAKHGNRSVSSKCGSADLLCALGVNINIEPQKVKECIDKIGIGFIFAPVFHKAMRFAMPSRKEIGIRTVFNILGPLTNPANASAQILGVFDSRLCEVMAKVLRNLGVQHALVVHGNDGLDEISITDKTRISQLRKGKINNYEIKPKDFGIKKALLKDLFSDTVLNNKKIALNILKGKEIGPKRDVILLNSAAAIFVGGIAKDMHEGINLAKESIDSGLAYKKLCELIAFTT
- a CDS encoding LPS export ABC transporter ATP-binding protein, with protein sequence MFIKTNKLVKIYNGVRVVNEISIEVNQGEIVGLLGANGAGKTTTFYMCVGLVKPDLGTVYLGDKNISKLPMHRRSQMGIGYLPQESSIFRKLTVEENIFILWQLMPYIKKSDYEEKLVSLLDEFGVTRLRKQKAYTLSGGEQRRVEIARALATNPAFLLLDEPFTGIDPKTVGDIQNIIRYLKDKGIGVLITDHNVRETLAITDRAYIVHKGQVLVSGDSNSIAQSEEAKKFYLGDQFIL